Part of the Arsenicicoccus sp. oral taxon 190 genome, GCCTTCGGCGGGCCCGACCGGCGCGCCCTGGGGTTCACGCCCGCCTACTCGATGCACCCGATCATCACCGAGACCACCGGCACCGCGTTCGTGCACGGGCGCCGCGGCGAGGGCTTCGACGACGTGGCGCACCGGTTCGACCTGTCCGCGGAGTCCGCGGTCGCCCAGGTCCGCGAGGTGGACCCGCACCTGGTCTTCCTGTGCTCGCCCAACAACCCGACCGGCACCGCCCTGGACCTCGGCACGGTCAAAGCCGTCCACGACGCCGCCCCGCGGGCCGTGGTGATCGTGGACGAGGCGTATGCCGAGTTCGCCCGCCCCGGCACCCCCTCCGCCCTGACGCTCCTGGCCGGTCGGCCCCGCCTCGTCGTCACCCGGACCATGAGCAAGGCCTTCGCCCTCGCCGGTGGACGCCTCGGCTACCTCGCCGCCGACCCCGCGCTCGTCGACGCGCTGCGGCTGGTGCGCATGCCCTACCACCTGTCCTCGGTGACCCAGGCCGTGGCCCGCGCCGCGCTGGAGCACGCCGACCTGATGCTCGGCACCGTCGAGGCGATCAAGGACCAGCGCGACCGCATGGTCTCCGAGCTGTCAGACCTGGGCTTCACGCCCGTCGCCAGCGACGCCAACTTCGTCTTCTTCGGCAACGTCGCGGACTCCCACGGCCTGTGGCAGGCGCTGCTCGACCGGGGCGTCCTCGTCCGCGACGTCGGCATCCCCCACTATCTTCGGGTGACGGCAGGCACCCCTGCCGAGACCGACACCTTCCTCGAGGCCGTCCGGGCTCTCGCCCCGACCCACCGACTGGAGCCCTGATGAGCGACCCGCAGCACGCCGGCACCACCCACCGCACCGCCACCATCACGCGGGCCACCTCCGAGTCCCGCATCGAGCTGACCCTCGACCTCGACGGCACCGGTCGCGGCGAGGTGTCCACGGGGGTCCGCTTCTACGACCACATGCTCGAGTCGCTGGCGAAGCACTCGCTCATCGACCTCACCGTGCGGGCCGAGGGCGACGTCGACGTGGACGCCCACCACACCGTCGAGGACGTCGCCATCTGCCTCGGCCAGGCGCTGCGCGAGGCGCTCGGTGACAAGCGCGGCATCTCGCGCTTCGGCGACGCCATGGTCCCGCTCGACGAGGCGCTCGCCCAGGCCGTCGTCGACGTCGCGGGCCGGGCGTTCGTCGTGCACGAGGGCGAGCCCGCCGGGCAGGAGTACGTCATCATCGGCGGGCAGTACGTCGGCTCGCTGACCCGGCACATCTTCGAGTCGATCGCCCACAACGCGCAGATCGCGCTGCACGTCCGGGTCCTGTCCGGACGCGACCCCCACCACGTCGTCGAGGCCCAGATCAAGGCCTTCGCCCGGGCGCTGCGCTTCGCCTGCCAGCCCGACCCGCGGGTCCAGGGCATCCCCAGCGCCAAGGGAGCCCTCTGACGTCATGGAGCACGGGGTGCTCCTGGTCCGGGGCAGGCGTGAGCAGGTGATCCGGTGGGTGCGACGCGGCACCCTGCCGGTCCACGTGGTGCCCGGCACACCCTGGACCGCCCTGGTCCCGGCCGGTCCGAGCCGCGCCGCCGAGCCCTACGCCGACGGGGTCGCCATGCTCGCCGCGCACCCCGTCCGGCTCCGGCTCAAGCCCGCCGTCGGGCTGTGGGTGGACGGCGACCGCGCCGTCATCACCTGCTGGCCGAGCCGGTGGCGCCGCGGCCAGCGGTGGGTGCAGTGGCTGCCGGGCGAGGGGCCCGGGCCCGTGACGGGGTTCCCCCTGGCGCGCCCGGTGGACCTCGCGCAGGCGACCGGGTTCGGGCGGCAGGAGGGCGCGCCAGGCGCCATACGGGACCTGCTGGGCGACCCAGGGGGGACCGCCGCGGACGTGCTGGAGGACCTGGCGGTCCTCCTCGGGCTGCCCCACGCGGCGGTGCTGCGCGGCAAGCCCGCCGGGGACCTGCCCGGCGCCGAGCTGGTGGTCCCCGCCGACGAGGCGGTGCAACGGTTCGAGAAGGTCGTGACGGACGAGCAACGGCTCGACACCGAGGTGGAGGAGGGGCTGTGAGCGCACCCGACGTGGTGGTGCTGGACTACGGTAGCGGCAACGTCCGCTCGGCCGTGCGCGCGCTGG contains:
- a CDS encoding histidinol-phosphate transaminase, which gives rise to MSDSASRAAVQIEGLLRPDLRGRTAYGAPQLDVPVQLNTNESSYPVPQVVVDAVAEAVTKTAPDLNRYPDREFTTLREALAGYLTRTSGVPVEAPQVWAGNGSNEVLLHLVQAFGGPDRRALGFTPAYSMHPIITETTGTAFVHGRRGEGFDDVAHRFDLSAESAVAQVREVDPHLVFLCSPNNPTGTALDLGTVKAVHDAAPRAVVIVDEAYAEFARPGTPSALTLLAGRPRLVVTRTMSKAFALAGGRLGYLAADPALVDALRLVRMPYHLSSVTQAVARAALEHADLMLGTVEAIKDQRDRMVSELSDLGFTPVASDANFVFFGNVADSHGLWQALLDRGVLVRDVGIPHYLRVTAGTPAETDTFLEAVRALAPTHRLEP
- the hisB gene encoding imidazoleglycerol-phosphate dehydratase HisB, encoding MSDPQHAGTTHRTATITRATSESRIELTLDLDGTGRGEVSTGVRFYDHMLESLAKHSLIDLTVRAEGDVDVDAHHTVEDVAICLGQALREALGDKRGISRFGDAMVPLDEALAQAVVDVAGRAFVVHEGEPAGQEYVIIGGQYVGSLTRHIFESIAHNAQIALHVRVLSGRDPHHVVEAQIKAFARALRFACQPDPRVQGIPSAKGAL